In Quercus lobata isolate SW786 chromosome 12, ValleyOak3.0 Primary Assembly, whole genome shotgun sequence, a genomic segment contains:
- the LOC115970727 gene encoding calcineurin-binding protein 1 isoform X2 → MFAIAAINDTDSKGQWEPLAPTKEAQEFHLTQTYHEGLQKLQAKEYEKARELLECVLRDPLIAGAQVDSSASDGHLLQLRFLALKNLATVFLQQGSAHYESALRCYLQAVEIDTKDSVIWNQLGTLSCSMGSLSISRWAFEQGLLCSPNNWNCMEKLLEVLIAIGDEVACLSVAELILRHWPSHSRALHVKNTIEESEPVPFAPRGIDKLEPKHVRLKFCDKRKLTDENLDESIALKKLKQNIELDLAEVSWATLADALLEILHPLHECGSEMGAEKVYRSGDVRLRIRLPSSSENVMGTVERKGIDLNLVCENMPLSDCDTERASVVKEKEANTLEEQPHERRSSRLRSRKPGKEELDSGTGKDLPKVVIQYLEPFITGGPGTKSAVHDSSCSNPLDSEFSDVSKFVTETSKNCGAYHMGHLLLEEMARRGLVYQDSFFKLMELEKLTRHWGKDRTPECSLFLAELYYDLGSSFSNASKLSEFMSEASYHLCKIIELKALDYPSHSSCVSGNENCSSSQNFQCTVGISTHGSKIRDSNLDSSFLTNDKSFWVRFFWLSGRLSILDGNKAKAHEEFSISLSLLKNKENMNDFPCVVQLPHCKVIKELTIDRLLHEINILKVDFMMEKTLGEMIEKEMYMECVNLLAPLLFSTKNVHLDALPSAIADTNSEGITSLEMSALDILIKACEKIKPVDAELYLNCHRRKLQILMVATGMDDYLASCKPFRQKLGSKTPSGSDIELKESSSKHWNCLVTEEVKAISDCVSQVKSFIDQSGDPNGILVPMSCIGDIQSLLLSVMCNVASILLCKKSSGLLVADDAERCCFVDAAIGFCKLQHLNPNWPVKTQVELIVAMHDLLAEYGLCCAGVGNDGEEGTFLKFAIKHLLALDMKLKSNSNTLNREKTQCHEQVCNYSPAKTSLNESRIDTLEVGMGPTQIDGNCIMEKDISDKITSKDISSHKSLDKESAGVEGGNRGSDGSDGELNKGEKASNQLIECGNEFTEDEREELESKIDNALDQCFFCLYGLNLRSDSSYEDDPVSHKNTSRGDYQTKEQCADVFQYILPYAKASSRTGLVKLRRVLRAIRKHFPHPPEDVLSGSAIEKFLNDPDLCEDKLSEEAGSDGFLETMKKIIFPDEGSLQQHKASSVGSSEPYLEVYSNLYYLMAQSEEISATDKWPGFVLTREGEEFVQQNANLFKYDLLYNPLRFESWQRLANIYDEEVDLLLNDGSKHINVVGWRKNATLPQRVETSRRRSRRCFLMSLALAKTSAQQCEIHELLALVYYDGLQNVVPFYDQRYVVPSKDAAWMIFCENSLKHFKKAFVHKQDWSHAFYMGKLCEKLGYSHETSLSYYDKAIALNPLAVDPVYRMHASRLKLLYTCGKQNPEVLKVLSEYSFSQSVRDAVMIILGKMSSEILHSLIHTKDETQANADEIKYEKSLKLEEAWRMIYSDCISALETCVEGDLKHFHKARYMLAQGLYKRGETGDLERAKDELSFCFKSSRSSFTINMWEIDSMVKKGRRKTPGLAGSKKVLEVNLPESSRKFITCIRKYMLFYLKLLEETGDICTLDRAYLSLRADKRFSLCIEDLVPVALGRYIKALISSMHNTETVGSSSASSSEHVLEKLFALFMEQGNLWPEICGLAEIKSPETSESSLYGYLHEHIISLERNGKLETLEAINEKIRKRFKNPKLSNSNCAKVCQHASVAWCRSLIISLASITPLPYEFSSESPVLVPSDGWLENSHLLCVDLQINELWNSAFENSIQLKNLETKWYPILSKIKNIIIKKASEENLETANALLKSTYNYYRESSCVVLQSGVILNLVPSRLATGTQFQPSMDGVEMLDLSIPRKLLLWAYTLLHGRCANITAVVKYCEENAKSKMKKGTGTSPATVNVSSTTTTLAGFYTLKLVKNHCLLQVLGKMEQAMLEAVMWRLLH, encoded by the exons ATG TTCGCAATTGCTGCTATCAATGATACTGACTCTAAAGGCCAGTGGGAACCTTTAGCTCCTACCAAAGAAGCCCAG gAATTTCATCTAACACAAACCTATCATGAAGGACTTCAAAAATTACAAGCTAAAGAATATGAAAAGGCGCGCGAGCTCTTAGAATGTGTCTTAAGAGATCCTCTTATAGCAGGGGCGCAG GTGGACAGTAGTGCCAGCGATGGTCATCTACTGCAGCTCAG GTTTTTGGCACTGAAGAACCTTGCCACGGTTTTTCTTCAACAAGGTTCTGCACATTATGAGAGTGCTTTACGCTGTTATCTTCAAGCCGTAGAGATTGATACCAAAGATTCTGTTATCTGGAACCAGCTGGGAACATTATCATGCTCAATGGGCTCACTCAGTATATCACGTTGGGCTTTTGAGCAAGGGCTTTTGTGCAGCCCTAATAATT GGAATTGCATGGAGAAGCTATTGGAAGTTCTTATTGCGATTGGTGATGAGGTGGCATGTCTTTCTGTAGCAGAGTTGATTTTGAGGCATTGGCCATCACATTCTCGTGCCTTGCATGTCAAAAACACCATTGAAGAGTCAGAGCCAGTTCCATTTGCTCCAAGAGGTATAGATAAACTGGAACCTAAACATGTGCGGCTCAAATTCTGTGACAAGAGAAAATTGACTGATGAGAATTTAGATGAAAGCATTGCattgaaaaagttgaaacagAACATAGAACTGGACTTGGCAGAGGTTTCCTGGGCCACTCTTGCTGATGCACTATTGGAAATCTTACATCCATTGCATGAATGTGGTTCTGAGATGGGGGCGGAAAAAGTTTATAGATCCGGGGATGTCAGATTAAGAATACGCTTACCTTCTAGTTCTGAGAATGTTATGGGGACTGTGGAAAGGAAAGGGATTGACTTAAATttagtgtgtgaaaatatgCCTCTTAGTGATTGTGATACTGAAAGAGCAAGTGtagttaaagaaaaagaagcaaatacTCTAGAAGAACAACCACATGAGAGGCGGAGTAGTCGTCTTAGGAGTCGTAAACCAGGCAAAGAAGAATTAGATTCTGGTACTGGTAAGGATCTGCCAAAGGTTGTAATTCAATATCTAGAACCTTTTATCACTGGTGGACCAGGAACGAAAAGTGCTGTTCATGATTCTAGCTGTTCAAATCCATTGGATTCTGAATTTAGTGACGTTTCTAAATTTGTGAcagaaacttcaaaaaattgtgGTGCTTACCATATGGGCCACTTACTTTTAGAAGAAATGGCAAGAAGAGGCCTTGTTTATCAGGattcatttttcaaattgatgGAGTTAGAGAAGTTGACAAGACATTGGGGTAAGGATAGAACCCCTGAATGTAGTCTTTTTCTTGCCGAGCTTTATTACGACCTTGGCTCATCCTTTTCCAATGCTTCCAAACTGTCTGAATTCATGTCAGAGGCATCTTATCATCTTTGTAAGATCATTGAATTAAAAGCTTTGGACTATCCTTCTCACTCGAGTTGTGTCTCAGGGAATGAAAATTGTTCTTCAAGTCAGAATTTTCAATGTACTGTTGGAATATCAACGCATGGCTCCAAAATTAGGGATTCAAATTTAGATAGTTCATTCTTAACCAATGACAAATCTTTCTGGGTTCGATTTTTCTGGTTAAGTGGGCGATTGTCTATTTTGGATGGTAACAAGGCAAAAGCTCATGAAGAATTCTCTATTTCCTTGTcacttttgaaaaataaggaaaatatgAATGATTTTCCATGTGTAGTCCAGCTCCCACACTGCAAGGTTATTAAAGAGTTAACCATTGATAGGCTTCTccatgaaattaatattttaaaggtTGATTTCATGATGGAAAAGACTTTAggtgagatgattgagaaagAGATGTATATGGAGTGCGTTAACTTACTTGCTCCACTTCTATTCTCTACAAAAAATGTTCACCTTGATGCATTGCCTTCAGCTATTGCGGATACAAACAGTGAAGGGATTACTTCTCTTGAAATGTCAGCGCTAGACATTTTAATCAAAGCTTGTGAGAAGATAAAGCCAGTGGATGCTGAGTTATATTTGAATTGCCACAGACGAAAGCTGCAAATACTCATGGTAGCAACTGGAATGGATGATTACCTTGCTTCATGTAAACCCTTTCGTCAGAAGTTGGGGTCAAAAACACCTTCTGGTTCTGATATAGAATTAAAAGAAAGTTCAAGCAAGCACTGGAATTGCTTGGTTACAGAGGAAGTGAAGGCAATCTCTGACTGTGTTTCACAAGTGAAGAGCTTCATTGATCAGTCAGGAGATCCT AATGGCATTCTTGTCCCAATGAGCTGCATTGGTGATATTCAATCTTTGCTGTTGTCAGTCATGTGCAATGTTGCAAGCATATTGCTATGCAAGAAATCTTCTGGGCTGTTAGTTGCTGATGATGCTGAAAGATGCTGCTTTGTTGATGCAGCCATTGGATTCTGCAAACTTCAACACCTCAACCCTAATTGGCCTGTTAAAACTCAA GTTGAGTTAATTGTTGCAATGCATGACTTGCTTGCTGAGTATGGGCTCTGCTGTGCGGGTGTAGGAAATGATGGGGAGGAAGGAACGTTTCTTAAATTTGCAATAAAGCATCTCTTGGCCTTAGATATGAAGCTTAAATCCAACTCTAATACTTTAAATAGGGAAAAGACTCAATGTCATGAGCAGGTCTGCAATTATAGTCCTGCCAAAACTTCTCTAAATGAATCAAGAATAGATACGCTGGAGGTGGGGATGGGTCCGACTCAAATTGATGGAAATTGTATCATGGAGAAGGATATTTCTGATAAGATAACTTCCAAGGACATTTCATCTCATAAATCCCTGGATAAGGAGAGTGCTGGGGTAGAAGGTGGAAACCGAGGCAGTGATGGGTCTGATGGAGAGTTGAACAAAGGTGAAAAAGCAAGCAATCAATTGATTGAATGTGGAAATGAATTTACTGAAGATGAAAGGGAGGAACTTGAGTCAAAAATTGATAATGCATTAGATCAGTGCTTTTTCTGCTTATATGGTCTAAATCTTAGGTCTGATTCTTCCTATGAAGATGATCCAGTTAGCCACAAAAATACTAGCCGTGGGGATTACCAGACCAAGGAACAGTGTGCTGATGTTTTCCAGTATATTCTCCCCTATGCAAAAGCTTCTTCT AGAACTGGATTGGTCAAACTTCGAAGAGTATTAAGAGCTATACGGAAACACTTTCCACATCCACCAGAAGATGTTTTGTCTGGAAGTGCAATAGAGAAATTCTTGAATGATCCAGATTTATGTGAAGATAAACTCTCAGAGGAGGCTGGTTCTGACGGATTTCTTGAGACTATGAAGAAGATAATATTTCCTGATGAGGGTAGCCTCCAACAGCACAAGGCCTCGTCAGTTGGGAG CTCTGAGCCATATTTGGAGGTCTATTCCAATTTGTATTATCTCATGGCTCAGTCTGAGGAAATCAGTGCAACTGATAAATGGCCTGGCTTTGTACTAACAAGGGAAGGGGAGGAATTTGTACAGCAAAATGCAAACCTCTTCAAATATGATTTATTATACAACCCTCTACGATTTGAAAGTTGGCAACGGCTTGCAAATATTTATGATGAG GAGGTAGACTTGTTGCTAAATGATGGCAGCAAGCACATTAATGTagtaggatggaggaagaatgCTACTTTACCTCAGAGAGTAGAGACAAGCCGAAGGAGGAGTAGGCGGTGTTTTTTAATGAGTTTGGCATTGGCAAAGACATCAGCTCAGCAG TGTGAGATACATGAATTATTGGCATTGGTATACTATGACGGCCTTCAGAATGTGGTGCCATTTTATGATCAGCGTTATGTTGTACCCTCAAAGGATGCAGCATGGATGATATTCTGTGAGAACTCATTGAAACATTTTAAGAAAGCTTTTGTGCAcaa GCAAGATTGGTCCCATGCATTCTATATGGGAAAACTCTGTGAAAAGCTTGGATACTCACATGAGACATCATTGTCATATTATGATAAGGCTATTGCTTTGAATCCATTAGCTGTGGACCCTGTCTACAGGATGCATGCTTCACGCTTGAAGTTACTTTATACGTGTGGAAAACAGAATCCGGAGGTTTTAAAg GTTCTTTCAGAATATTCTTTTAGTCAGTCAGTTAGGGATGCGGTCATGATTATCCTTGGTAAAATGAGTTCTGAAATTTTGCACTCACTAATACATACCAAGGATGAAACTCAAGCAAATGCTGATGAGATTAAGTATGAAAAATCACTTAAATTGGAGGAGGCATGGCGCATGATTTACAGTGACTGCATTTCTGCCCTTGAAACATGTGTTGAAGGGGATCTTAAGCATTTTCACAAGGCCAGATATATGCTAGCTCAAGGGCTGTATAAAAGGGGTGAGACAGGCGATTTGGAAAGGGCAAAGGACGAACTTTCTTTTTGCTTCAAATCATCTCGCTCATCCTTTACAATAAATATGTGGGAGATTGATAGCATGGTTAAAAAAGGAAG GCGAAAAACTCCAGGTCTTGCTGGGAGCAAAAAGGTCCTTGAAGTCAACTTACCAGAGAGCTCTCGAAAATTTATTACTTGCATTCGGAAGTACATGCTGTTCTATTTGAAATTGTTGGAGGAGACTGGAGACATATGTACCCTTGATCGAGCTTATTTATCTCTTCGGGCAGATAAGAGG TTTTCACTGTGCATTGAAGATCTTGTACCAGTGGCACTTGGGAGGTATATTAAAGCCCTAATTTCATCAATGCATAATACTGAGACTGTTGGTTCTAGTTCTGCAAGCAGTTCAGAGCATGTCCTGGAGAAATTGTTTGCTTTGTTCATGGAACAGGGGAACTTATGGCCTGAAATCTGTGGTTTGGCTGAGATTAAGAGCCCAGAAACATCAGAGAGCAGCTTATATGG ATATCTTCATGAACATATCATATCTTTAGAGAGGAATGGAAAGCTGGAAACTCTTGAAGCAATAAATGAGAAGATTCGAAAGCGTTTTAAGAATCCAAAGTTGTCAAACAGTAACTGTGCAAAAGTTTGTCAGCATGCTTCTGTGGCTTGGTGTCGATCCCTCATAATAAGCTTGGCATCAATCACTCCATTACCTTATGAATTTTCAAGCGAGAGTCCGGTCCTTGTTCCATCAGATGGATGGTTGGAAAATAGCCATCTGCTTTGTGTTGATCTGCAAATAAATGAATTGTGGAACTCAGCATTTGAAAActcaattcaattaaaaaatcttgaaacaaaATGGTACCCAATTTTGTCTAAAATCAAGAATATAATTATCAAGAAAGCTTCAGAAGAAAATTTGGAGACTGCAAATGCTTTGCTTAAATCTACTTACAATTATTATCGGGAGAGCTCCTGTGTGGTGCTTCAATCTGGTGTCATTCTTAATCTGGTTCCATCTCGGTTAGCAACAGGAACACAATTTCAGCCAAGCATGGATGGGGTTGAAATGCTTGATCTGAGCATTCCAAGGAAGCTTCTCTTGTGGGCCTATACATTATTGCATGGCCGTTGTGCTAACATAACAGCTGTTGTAAAGTATTGTGAAGAAAATGCAAAG TCAAAGATGAAAAAAGGAACTGGAACCTCACCCGCAACTGTAAATGTATCTAGTACCACCACTACTCTTGCAG GTTTTTACACATTAAAATTGGTGAAAAATCATTGCTTGTTGCAGGTGCTGGGAAAGATGGAGCAAGCCATGTTGGAAGCAGTGATGTGGAGGCTTCTCCACTGA